In one Saccharibacillus brassicae genomic region, the following are encoded:
- a CDS encoding PH domain-containing protein, translated as MNRYKSDKDAFFFTLNWASMIVLLILVWMGLSNGSFLFVPIWLIILMFVVSTWYLTYYEIKDGHLLVRSGPLNWKIPIDRIETIRRKSSMNSGPSHSRSRLELVYAGGSIQVSPVREDEFLKQLKAGNRKINIDVPDVKKELR; from the coding sequence ATGAATCGATACAAAAGCGACAAAGATGCTTTTTTCTTCACGTTAAACTGGGCGAGCATGATCGTGCTGCTGATCCTCGTCTGGATGGGGCTGTCCAACGGCTCTTTCCTGTTCGTGCCGATCTGGCTCATCATCTTGATGTTCGTCGTCTCGACCTGGTATCTGACGTATTACGAAATCAAGGACGGGCATCTGCTTGTCCGTTCGGGTCCGCTCAACTGGAAGATCCCGATCGACCGGATCGAGACGATCCGCCGCAAGAGCAGCATGAATTCGGGACCTTCGCATTCGCGCAGCCGGCTTGAATTGGTGTATGCCGGCGGCAGCATCCAGGTTTCTCCGGTGCGCGAAGACGAATTTCTCAAGCAGCTCAAAGCCGGCAACCGCAAGATCAACATCGACGTGCCGGACGTCAAAAAAGAACTGCGTTAA
- a CDS encoding amino acid permease — protein sequence MSKGKPLGLWVLTALVVGNMVGSGIFMLPRSLAEAASPAGTVFAWAVTGFGVLMLALVFGNLALRKPDLNGGPQIYAKALFPNSPSLSLLSGFMSSWGYWIGNIAGFVAVITTFASYLSTFFPVLNSASVLLALGSFELTTGHALNFVVCSLLLWGTHFLALRGMEGAGRINLIATATKVIGFALFIVIALLAFQSSTMGEFAAAHLDDEGRSVSLLSQINAAAVVTLWAFIGVESATVFAARAKRKKDVSRATVAGLGIAIVLYVGISILTMGLLPKERLMQSQNPLVDAMTEVLGPYGGYLLAALGLVSLIGSTIGWVLLSAEVPYEAARQRVFLQPFRRENDKGMPKLSLWISNGLGQLLIFSTISGSIAQAFDFIIVVATLAYLVPYLIASVYQLKLTLTGEGYTVMRERRMDGFVAVLATIYSLWVVYAGMGDWQTFLFGVLMLASGIVFYPLLRRQLRDE from the coding sequence TTGAGCAAGGGAAAACCATTGGGATTATGGGTGCTGACGGCGCTGGTCGTCGGCAATATGGTCGGTTCGGGCATCTTCATGCTGCCGCGTTCGCTGGCGGAAGCGGCGAGTCCGGCCGGTACGGTATTCGCCTGGGCGGTGACCGGATTCGGGGTGCTGATGCTGGCGCTGGTGTTCGGCAATCTGGCGCTGCGCAAGCCGGACCTGAACGGCGGTCCGCAAATTTACGCCAAAGCACTGTTTCCGAACAGCCCGTCGCTGTCGCTGCTGTCGGGCTTTATGTCGAGCTGGGGCTACTGGATCGGCAATATCGCGGGCTTCGTCGCTGTTATTACGACGTTCGCCAGCTACCTGTCCACGTTCTTCCCGGTCCTGAACAGCGCAAGCGTGCTGCTTGCGCTCGGCAGCTTCGAGTTGACGACCGGACACGCGCTGAACTTCGTCGTCTGCTCGCTGCTGCTGTGGGGCACGCACTTTTTGGCGCTGCGCGGCATGGAAGGCGCCGGACGGATCAATCTGATCGCGACGGCGACCAAAGTGATCGGGTTCGCGCTGTTTATCGTCATCGCGCTGCTGGCGTTCCAGTCTTCCACGATGGGCGAATTCGCCGCGGCGCATCTGGACGATGAAGGGCGCAGCGTATCGCTGCTGTCCCAGATCAACGCGGCGGCGGTCGTGACGCTGTGGGCGTTCATCGGCGTCGAATCGGCGACCGTCTTCGCGGCGCGCGCCAAACGCAAAAAAGACGTCAGCCGCGCCACCGTCGCCGGGCTTGGGATCGCGATCGTGCTGTATGTCGGTATCAGCATCCTGACGATGGGCCTGCTGCCCAAAGAGCGGCTGATGCAGTCGCAGAACCCGCTCGTCGACGCGATGACGGAAGTGCTCGGCCCTTACGGCGGCTACCTGCTGGCCGCGCTCGGCCTGGTCAGCCTGATCGGGTCCACGATCGGCTGGGTGCTGCTCAGCGCGGAAGTGCCGTACGAAGCGGCCCGGCAGCGCGTCTTCCTGCAGCCGTTCCGGCGCGAGAACGACAAAGGCATGCCCAAGCTGTCGCTGTGGATCTCGAACGGCCTCGGCCAGCTCCTGATCTTCTCGACGATCTCCGGCTCGATCGCGCAGGCGTTCGACTTCATTATCGTCGTCGCGACGCTCGCGTATCTCGTGCCGTACCTGATCGCTTCGGTCTACCAGCTCAAGTTGACGCTGACAGGCGAAGGGTATACCGTCATGCGCGAACGCCGGATGGACGGCTTCGTCGCCGTGCTGGCGACGATCTACTCGCTCTGGGTCGTCTATGCCGGCATGGGCGACTGGCAGACGTTCCTGTTCGGCGTGCTGATGCTGGCGAGCGGGATCGTGTTCTATCCGCTGCTGCGCAGGCAGCTGCGGGACGAATAG
- a CDS encoding sensor histidine kinase has protein sequence MDSRISKFFKAPKRRQDRGTRKRRGTSILTYWTLRYFLILFAALSIVIGVALYGIRETALDNRYRTAGMLGQEVADRVNNRDGTLTIPGNLNEILDDRMALFNMNLDVCLLVADPEGNALFTRPQMTEAQIQQKLDPRPRSGEPEYQLIRTPIMENGQEIGGVYISQFRKTPVYSSNELILFVVVFVALALSGWLTIYLLARKLSRPIRRVAESARQIRNGRYDVDLDIETGERELGELVDSFRGMAGRLRQLEEWRELSLAGVTHELKTPVTSIKGLVMAVRDDVVTGEEAKEFLDIALQESGRMERMVADLLDYNAFSSGNVAVRRDRLDLKLLVSEIVYQWRLPHESDSIEIDYDFPREMVYTTGDALRIQQIVVNLLNNGMQAAHPDRPLHLHVAIREADGRIGVEITDNGAGIDEQDRDYVFERYFRSEQKKRVTRGLGLGLTYSRLLARAQGGELKLQGSGPSGTTFALELPRQP, from the coding sequence TTGGACAGCCGAATAAGCAAATTTTTCAAGGCGCCGAAGCGGCGCCAGGATCGCGGGACCCGCAAGCGCAGGGGCACTTCGATCCTTACCTATTGGACGCTGCGCTATTTCCTGATTCTGTTCGCGGCGCTGTCGATCGTGATCGGCGTGGCGCTGTACGGCATCCGCGAGACGGCGCTGGACAACCGCTACCGCACCGCCGGCATGCTCGGACAGGAAGTCGCCGACCGGGTCAACAACCGGGACGGCACACTGACGATTCCGGGCAACCTGAACGAGATTCTGGACGACCGGATGGCTTTGTTCAATATGAATCTGGACGTGTGCCTGCTCGTCGCCGATCCGGAAGGCAACGCGCTGTTCACCCGCCCGCAGATGACGGAAGCGCAAATCCAGCAAAAACTCGATCCGCGGCCGCGCTCCGGCGAACCGGAGTACCAACTGATCCGGACGCCGATCATGGAGAACGGACAGGAGATCGGCGGCGTCTATATCAGCCAGTTCCGCAAAACGCCAGTCTACTCGTCCAACGAGCTCATATTGTTCGTCGTTGTGTTCGTCGCGCTCGCGCTGTCGGGCTGGCTCACCATTTACCTGCTCGCGCGCAAACTGTCGCGGCCGATTCGCCGGGTGGCGGAAAGCGCGCGTCAGATTCGGAACGGCCGCTACGACGTCGATCTGGATATCGAGACCGGCGAGCGCGAACTCGGCGAACTGGTCGATTCGTTCCGCGGCATGGCCGGCCGCCTGCGGCAGCTCGAAGAATGGCGCGAATTGTCGCTCGCCGGCGTGACGCACGAATTGAAAACGCCGGTCACCTCGATCAAAGGTCTGGTCATGGCGGTGCGGGACGACGTCGTGACCGGCGAAGAAGCCAAAGAATTTCTCGATATCGCCCTGCAGGAATCGGGACGGATGGAACGGATGGTTGCGGACCTGCTCGACTATAACGCGTTTTCTTCCGGCAACGTCGCCGTGCGGCGGGACCGGCTCGATCTCAAGCTGCTCGTGTCGGAGATCGTCTATCAATGGCGCCTGCCGCACGAATCGGACTCTATCGAAATCGATTATGATTTCCCGCGGGAAATGGTGTACACGACGGGCGATGCGCTGCGTATCCAGCAGATCGTCGTCAACCTGCTCAACAACGGCATGCAGGCCGCCCATCCGGACCGTCCGCTGCATCTGCACGTCGCGATCCGGGAAGCGGACGGACGGATCGGCGTGGAGATTACGGACAACGGCGCCGGCATCGACGAGCAGGACCGCGATTACGTCTTCGAACGGTACTTCCGCAGCGAACAGAAAAAGCGCGTGACGCGCGGGCTCGGTCTCGGCCTGACGTACAGCCGCCTGCTGGCGCGTGCCCAGGGGGGCGAGCTGAAGCTGCAGGGCAGCGGTCCGTCGGGCACGACGTTCGCGCTGGAACTTCCGCGGCAGCCGTAA
- a CDS encoding flavin reductase family protein, whose amino-acid sequence MRKAIEGEKMHAYPGMVALVTSQLEERSNVMAAGWHAYIGASPGMYGIALREETFTYGLVRPSGIFGVNFLPAAQTEAIQGAGTFGGHEGGKLERLGLGFEPGLKTGVPILSDAYMAYECRVVDMNAYGDHYWIVGEIVQVYQDEALFGADGLPDLSKLSIPLYMGRASYRILDERAENKIHRL is encoded by the coding sequence ATGAGAAAAGCGATCGAAGGCGAAAAAATGCACGCGTACCCGGGCATGGTCGCTCTGGTCACGTCGCAGCTTGAAGAACGGAGCAACGTCATGGCGGCCGGTTGGCATGCCTATATCGGCGCAAGCCCCGGCATGTACGGCATCGCGCTGCGCGAAGAGACGTTCACGTACGGCCTTGTCCGACCTTCGGGGATCTTCGGCGTCAATTTCCTGCCGGCGGCGCAGACCGAAGCCATTCAGGGAGCGGGCACGTTCGGCGGGCACGAAGGCGGCAAGCTGGAGCGGTTGGGTCTCGGCTTCGAACCCGGCCTCAAGACGGGCGTGCCGATTCTGAGCGACGCCTACATGGCGTACGAATGCCGGGTCGTCGATATGAACGCCTACGGCGACCATTACTGGATCGTGGGCGAGATCGTGCAGGTATACCAGGACGAAGCGTTGTTCGGCGCCGACGGCCTGCCCGATCTGTCCAAATTGTCGATCCCGCTCTATATGGGACGGGCTTCGTACCGGATTCTGGATGAACGGGCGGAGAACAAAATTCATCGCTTATAG
- a CDS encoding LysR family transcriptional regulator — MNIENIESFVYINHYGSFNKTAEALFLSQPSVTARIQTLERELGCRLFDRIGKQIVLTEEGRNFLPYAQEMLKTLQQGRQHLRRSETLPQELRIGSTISVSNYLLPELLPRLHEDCPGVHFKLSTGGTEELVKRLLAGEIDVAFIRKVMHPSLRTAAFYEDPIHLYVRSDHDFASEESVSVDALQGRKLVFFECGTLDWLRIHRSFEALESPPDIAFHVDNSETAKKLILRGAGIGFLPAVCAREEVRDGRLTPVRVRELSEFALQTGLVTVRQDQSALIRQLASIFGDLVADSELAVSPLSGRGDSASAGRAAASATVRRAGG; from the coding sequence GTGAATATCGAAAATATCGAATCTTTCGTCTATATCAACCATTACGGAAGTTTCAACAAAACGGCCGAAGCGCTGTTTTTGTCGCAGCCTTCGGTCACGGCGAGAATACAGACGCTGGAGCGTGAACTCGGCTGCCGGCTGTTCGACCGGATCGGCAAGCAGATCGTGCTGACGGAAGAAGGGCGCAATTTTTTGCCGTACGCTCAGGAGATGCTCAAGACGCTGCAGCAGGGCCGTCAGCATCTGCGCCGTTCGGAGACGCTGCCGCAGGAACTGCGGATCGGCAGCACGATCTCGGTCTCGAACTACCTGCTGCCCGAGCTGCTGCCCCGCCTGCACGAAGACTGCCCCGGCGTGCATTTCAAGCTGAGCACCGGCGGCACGGAAGAACTGGTCAAGCGGCTGCTTGCCGGGGAGATCGACGTGGCGTTTATCCGCAAAGTGATGCATCCGTCGCTGCGCACCGCCGCGTTCTACGAAGATCCGATCCATCTGTACGTCCGTTCGGATCATGACTTCGCGAGCGAGGAATCGGTATCGGTAGACGCGCTGCAGGGGCGCAAGCTCGTCTTCTTCGAATGCGGCACGCTGGATTGGCTGCGGATCCATCGCTCGTTCGAAGCGCTGGAGTCGCCGCCGGATATCGCGTTTCACGTCGATAATTCGGAAACGGCCAAAAAGCTTATCCTGCGCGGGGCCGGCATCGGATTTCTGCCGGCCGTTTGCGCGCGCGAAGAAGTGCGCGACGGACGCCTGACGCCGGTCCGCGTGCGGGAATTGTCCGAATTCGCGCTGCAAACCGGGCTCGTGACCGTGCGGCAGGACCAGTCGGCGCTGATCCGGCAGCTCGCTTCGATCTTCGGCGATCTCGTGGCGGACAGCGAACTTGCCGTGTCTCCGCTCAGCGGCCGCGGCGATTCGGCTTCCGCGGGCCGAGCCGCCGCATCCGCGACCGTGCGCCGCGCCGGCGGCTAA
- the uvsE gene encoding UV DNA damage repair endonuclease UvsE: MIVRFGYVAMSLEIQDSSPSKTMTMARFAKLPDREAGLRQLERIAETNLRNTIRLLRHNIAEGIEMYRFSSKLIPLATHTDLADWDPFVALAEPFAEIGEIVRRHKLRVSFHPDHYTVLSTPRPEVLVSSVRDLRYHVRMLEAMGLDARAKNNIHIGGAYGNKPEAADRFVDHFAALDPDIQCRLTLENDDKTFTAGETLAAAQRTGLPMVLDIHHHWVNSAGEPASDWWPEVARTWESPLARTDVPEGEHLPPKIHASSPRSETDRRSHADGVEAGPLLDFLREAARTSSHLDVMLEAKHKDRALLQLMQDLASYTGDGVKMLSGGKIEVQP; this comes from the coding sequence ATGATCGTTCGATTCGGATATGTCGCCATGTCGCTTGAGATTCAGGATTCTTCGCCTTCCAAAACGATGACGATGGCCCGCTTTGCCAAACTGCCCGACCGGGAAGCGGGACTGCGCCAGCTGGAACGCATCGCCGAGACCAATCTGCGCAACACGATCAGGCTGCTGCGCCACAATATCGCCGAAGGGATCGAGATGTACCGGTTTTCGTCCAAATTGATCCCGCTCGCGACCCATACCGACCTGGCGGATTGGGACCCGTTCGTCGCGTTGGCCGAGCCGTTCGCGGAGATCGGGGAGATCGTTCGCCGTCACAAGCTGCGGGTTTCTTTTCACCCCGACCATTATACGGTGCTGAGCACGCCGCGCCCGGAAGTGCTGGTCTCGTCGGTGCGCGACCTGCGGTACCATGTGCGTATGCTGGAGGCGATGGGCCTCGACGCGCGCGCCAAAAACAATATCCATATCGGCGGCGCCTACGGCAACAAGCCCGAAGCGGCCGACCGGTTCGTGGACCATTTTGCGGCGCTTGATCCCGATATTCAATGCCGCCTGACGCTTGAGAACGACGACAAAACGTTTACGGCGGGCGAGACGCTGGCGGCCGCGCAGCGGACCGGCCTGCCGATGGTGCTCGATATTCACCACCACTGGGTCAACAGCGCGGGAGAGCCGGCGTCGGACTGGTGGCCCGAAGTCGCCCGGACGTGGGAATCGCCGCTTGCGCGGACGGACGTGCCGGAAGGCGAGCATCTGCCGCCGAAGATCCATGCGTCCAGCCCGAGAAGCGAGACCGACCGGCGCAGTCACGCGGACGGCGTCGAAGCCGGTCCGCTGCTCGATTTTTTGCGCGAAGCGGCGAGAACGTCTTCGCATCTGGACGTGATGCTGGAAGCGAAGCACAAAGACCGGGCGCTGCTGCAGCTGATGCAGGATCTTGCGTCTTACACGGGCGACGGCGTGAAGATGCTGAGCGGAGGCAAGATCGAGGTGCAGCCGTGA
- a CDS encoding response regulator transcription factor: MTTILIIEDQEAIARVLAAYLKKAGFDVERVSDGRDALGRFEQAQPALVLLDVMLPGMDGWELLAEIRKRGSCPVIMLTALGDIDYRLNGLNGGADDYMTKPFVPEEVVARVNAVLRRRPAYSHADASKSFGALLIDPNAQRVLLNGAEVPLTPRDLSLLMFLSDYPNRMFTREQLIEHVWGMDYEGSDRAVDLSIKRLRQALSHWPPDHGEIRTLRGTGYQFWTAE; the protein is encoded by the coding sequence TTGACGACCATTTTGATTATTGAAGACCAGGAAGCGATCGCGCGGGTACTCGCCGCCTATCTCAAAAAAGCCGGGTTCGACGTGGAGCGCGTCTCGGACGGACGGGACGCGCTGGGCCGGTTCGAACAGGCGCAGCCGGCGCTCGTCCTGCTTGACGTCATGCTGCCCGGCATGGACGGCTGGGAACTGCTGGCGGAGATCCGCAAACGCGGTTCGTGCCCGGTCATCATGCTGACGGCGCTCGGCGATATCGATTACCGGCTGAACGGGCTCAACGGCGGCGCCGACGATTACATGACGAAGCCGTTCGTGCCCGAAGAAGTGGTCGCCCGGGTGAACGCGGTGCTGCGCAGGCGGCCCGCCTACAGCCACGCGGACGCTTCCAAAAGCTTCGGCGCGCTTCTGATCGATCCGAACGCGCAGCGCGTCCTGCTCAACGGAGCCGAAGTGCCGCTGACGCCGCGCGATTTGTCGCTGCTCATGTTCCTGTCGGATTATCCGAACCGGATGTTCACGCGCGAGCAGCTGATCGAGCACGTATGGGGCATGGATTACGAAGGCAGCGACCGGGCGGTCGACCTGTCGATCAAGCGGCTGCGCCAGGCGCTGTCGCACTGGCCGCCGGATCACGGCGAGATCCGCACTTTACGGGGAACGGGGTATCAATTTTGGACAGCCGAATAA
- a CDS encoding YceI family protein yields MNKKTRNWIIAAAAVVVIGGGGGYAVMNNYLGNNVEIESVLPTQAAANTEASSTPTAEAATAGGAIAEDQLNGAWNIADTSKVYFSVTTSQEEVNFVDDQVSGTWDVNVGDAAQMKGSGAIEVDAIDSGNAQRDDHIKSDDYFQMSKFPQATFTANAFDGLPKEWTEGQVYDFKMDGTLTVKGIEKPVTFDAKVSYQGGKLLLSGATVVTFEDFGLENPHSVVLSTENEINVRLELTLEK; encoded by the coding sequence ATGAATAAAAAAACGAGGAATTGGATCATTGCAGCAGCGGCGGTCGTCGTGATCGGCGGCGGAGGCGGTTACGCGGTCATGAATAACTATTTGGGCAACAACGTCGAAATCGAAAGCGTGCTTCCGACCCAGGCGGCGGCGAATACGGAAGCGTCGTCCACGCCGACGGCGGAAGCCGCCACGGCAGGCGGGGCGATCGCCGAAGACCAACTGAACGGTGCATGGAACATCGCGGACACCTCCAAAGTGTACTTCTCCGTGACGACGTCGCAGGAAGAAGTGAACTTCGTCGACGATCAGGTGAGCGGAACATGGGACGTCAACGTGGGCGACGCGGCGCAGATGAAAGGCAGCGGCGCGATCGAGGTTGACGCGATCGACTCGGGCAACGCCCAGCGCGACGACCATATCAAAAGCGACGACTATTTTCAAATGAGCAAATTCCCGCAGGCGACGTTCACCGCGAACGCGTTCGACGGGCTGCCCAAGGAGTGGACGGAAGGCCAGGTCTACGATTTCAAAATGGACGGCACGCTGACGGTCAAAGGGATCGAAAAGCCGGTCACGTTCGACGCGAAAGTATCGTACCAGGGCGGCAAGCTGCTGCTGTCGGGCGCGACGGTCGTCACGTTCGAAGACTTCGGCCTGGAAAATCCGCATTCCGTCGTCCTCAGCACAGAGAACGAAATCAACGTACGGCTTGAGCTGACACTCGAAAAATAA
- a CDS encoding molecular chaperone HscC, with amino-acid sequence MTIIGIDLGTTNSAVSVWRNGQAVLIPNALGDKLTPSVVGVDDNGDILIGRIARERLLTHPLLTTAAFKRHMGTAREIRLGDRRFRAEELSALVLRALKADAESFLGEPVTEAVISVPAYFNDTQRKATRMAGELAGLKVERLLNEPTAAAIAYGLHQQKPETQFLVFDLGGGTFDVSILELFDGVMEVKAVAGDNYLGGEDFTDVIVGHFLSSFGMQLSALERKTLAFLRDQAEQGKRELSRERPIRLRAGLNGEMKELSIDREQFELLVQPLVERLRRPIERALLDASIDARSIDEIVMVGGASRMPVVYGMLSRMFGRLPASNIDPDETVALGAGVQAGMKERSEELQDVVMTDVCPYTLGTEVALAYPTGEYEGGHFSPIIDRNTFVPVSRVKRFSTVNEEQSRIIVKIYQGENRLAANNLLLGELEVEFPPGTTGIRDIDIRYTYDINGILEVEVQTVGSDDVHRIVIEENPGVMSREEIERRLLQLSALKMHPRDQEKNRLLLARGDRLYEERLGDEREWIGAAVARFEAALHRQDEREIREEAERLEQFLDQFGRNSR; translated from the coding sequence ATGACCATTATCGGAATCGATCTGGGCACGACGAACAGCGCGGTCTCCGTCTGGAGAAACGGACAGGCCGTCCTTATTCCGAACGCGCTCGGAGACAAGTTGACGCCGTCGGTCGTCGGCGTGGACGACAACGGCGATATATTGATCGGGCGGATCGCGCGGGAACGGCTGCTGACGCATCCGCTGCTGACGACGGCCGCGTTCAAGCGGCATATGGGCACGGCGCGCGAGATTCGCCTCGGCGATCGCCGTTTTCGCGCGGAAGAACTGTCGGCGCTCGTGCTGCGTGCGCTCAAAGCGGACGCCGAGAGCTTTCTCGGCGAGCCGGTGACCGAAGCGGTTATCAGCGTGCCGGCGTATTTTAACGACACGCAGCGCAAAGCGACCCGTATGGCGGGCGAATTGGCCGGCCTCAAGGTCGAGCGGCTGCTCAACGAGCCGACGGCGGCCGCGATCGCGTACGGGCTGCATCAGCAGAAGCCGGAAACGCAGTTTCTCGTCTTCGATCTGGGCGGGGGAACGTTCGACGTCTCGATTCTGGAGCTGTTCGACGGCGTCATGGAAGTGAAAGCGGTCGCCGGCGACAATTATTTGGGCGGCGAAGATTTTACCGACGTGATCGTCGGGCATTTCCTGTCTTCGTTCGGTATGCAGCTGTCTGCGCTGGAACGCAAAACGCTGGCCTTTTTGCGCGATCAGGCGGAGCAGGGCAAGCGCGAACTGTCGCGGGAGCGGCCGATCCGTCTGCGCGCGGGCCTCAACGGGGAGATGAAGGAACTGAGTATCGACCGCGAGCAGTTCGAGCTGCTCGTTCAGCCGCTCGTTGAACGGCTGCGGCGCCCGATCGAACGCGCGCTGCTCGATGCGTCGATCGACGCCCGATCGATCGACGAGATCGTCATGGTCGGCGGCGCTTCGCGCATGCCGGTCGTGTACGGGATGCTGAGCCGCATGTTCGGACGTCTGCCGGCTTCGAACATCGATCCCGACGAGACGGTCGCGCTCGGCGCGGGCGTGCAGGCGGGCATGAAGGAACGCAGCGAGGAGCTGCAGGACGTCGTCATGACGGACGTCTGCCCGTATACGCTCGGCACCGAAGTGGCGCTCGCTTATCCGACGGGCGAATACGAGGGCGGGCATTTCAGCCCGATCATCGACCGCAACACGTTCGTGCCGGTGAGCCGGGTGAAGCGGTTCTCGACGGTCAACGAAGAGCAGAGCCGGATCATCGTCAAGATTTATCAGGGGGAAAACCGGCTCGCGGCGAACAATCTGCTGCTCGGGGAGCTGGAAGTGGAATTTCCTCCGGGCACGACGGGCATCCGCGATATCGATATTCGCTACACATACGACATCAACGGCATTCTCGAAGTCGAAGTGCAGACGGTCGGATCGGACGACGTGCACCGGATCGTGATCGAAGAAAATCCGGGCGTCATGAGCCGGGAAGAGATCGAACGCCGACTGCTTCAACTGTCCGCCCTCAAGATGCACCCGCGCGATCAGGAAAAGAACCGGCTGCTGCTCGCGCGCGGCGACCGGCTGTACGAAGAGCGTCTGGGCGACGAACGCGAATGGATCGGAGCCGCGGTCGCCCGCTTCGAAGCGGCGCTGCATCGTCAGGACGAACGCGAGATTCGCGAGGAAGCGGAGCGGCTGGAGCAGTTCCTCGACCAATTCGGAAGGAACAGCCGCTAA
- a CDS encoding Gfo/Idh/MocA family protein, producing MIGYKFMGKAHSNAYRALPMFLPDVPKPRMTAICGRDEQAVRAAGQQFGWDSVETDWRALIARSDIDLVDINAPSDAHKEIALAAAAAGKHIFCEKPLALNLSDSREMLAAAQQAGVKHMVGFNYRFAPAVRLAKKLIEEGRLGRIYHFRGLFLQDWIMDPDFPLVWRLRKEVAGSGSLGDLGAHTIDLARYLVGEFDEVVGMTETFIKERPMPTEMTGLTAKGSADGPRGEVTVDDAAMFMARFDNGALGTFEATRFANGHRSTNFFEINGSKGSVRFDFERMNELEVYFSDDAEDVQGFRRVLATDAAHDYMHAWWPAGHTIGYEHTVTHEVHELMRAIAEDRQPVPNFSDGVKCQAVLEAVERSAAEKRWVSLREFDS from the coding sequence ATGATCGGGTACAAGTTTATGGGCAAGGCGCACAGCAACGCTTACCGGGCGCTGCCGATGTTTTTGCCGGACGTGCCGAAGCCGCGCATGACGGCGATCTGCGGGCGGGACGAGCAGGCAGTCCGCGCGGCGGGTCAGCAGTTCGGCTGGGACAGCGTGGAGACGGATTGGCGGGCACTGATCGCGCGGAGCGATATCGACCTGGTCGATATCAACGCGCCGAGCGACGCGCACAAAGAAATCGCGCTGGCGGCCGCTGCGGCCGGCAAACATATTTTTTGCGAAAAGCCGCTGGCGCTCAACCTGAGCGATTCGCGCGAAATGCTGGCGGCGGCGCAGCAGGCGGGCGTCAAGCATATGGTCGGCTTCAATTACCGCTTCGCGCCGGCCGTGCGGCTGGCCAAAAAGTTGATCGAAGAAGGGCGTCTGGGCCGGATCTACCATTTCCGCGGACTGTTTCTGCAGGATTGGATTATGGACCCGGACTTCCCGCTCGTCTGGCGGCTGCGCAAAGAAGTGGCCGGATCGGGTTCGCTCGGCGATCTGGGCGCGCATACGATCGATCTGGCCCGCTACCTGGTCGGGGAGTTCGACGAAGTCGTCGGCATGACCGAGACGTTTATCAAAGAGCGGCCGATGCCGACGGAGATGACGGGGCTTACGGCCAAAGGCAGCGCGGACGGTCCGCGCGGCGAAGTGACGGTCGACGACGCGGCGATGTTTATGGCCCGGTTCGACAACGGGGCGCTCGGCACGTTCGAAGCGACGCGCTTCGCGAACGGTCACCGCAGCACCAACTTTTTCGAAATCAACGGCAGCAAGGGCAGCGTGCGTTTCGATTTCGAGCGCATGAACGAGCTGGAAGTGTATTTCTCGGACGACGCCGAAGACGTGCAGGGCTTCCGGCGCGTGCTGGCGACCGACGCGGCGCATGATTATATGCACGCCTGGTGGCCGGCCGGCCATACGATCGGATACGAACATACGGTCACGCACGAAGTGCACGAACTGATGCGGGCGATCGCGGAAGACCGCCAGCCCGTGCCGAATTTCTCGGACGGCGTCAAATGCCAGGCGGTGCTCGAAGCGGTAGAACGATCCGCCGCCGAGAAGCGCTGGGTCAGCCTGCGGGAATTCGACAGCTAA